The following nucleotide sequence is from Cryptosporangium aurantiacum.
CCGTCCGGCTCGTAACACACGACGGCAGCCCGGCCGGGAGCAACGAAGGTCATGCGGATGATCCATCGGTCGTCGTGGGGCCAGGCCCGCACCACGACGGTGGCCCACAGGTCGACGGGGTCGTCCGCCATGAGGCGATGATGGGATCACAGCACTCGCCGAACGTCACCGCACCGTCTTTGACGCGTCCGGAAATATAGACGCTGCGTTGACGCGGGACACCTACCGTGAGATGGGCACGGCAATTCGAGGGGGCTCTGCCATGGCGGCTGTCGCGACGCGCACCCCGACGCTGTCGGTGCTGGGCGGCTTCCGGCTGAGCTCCGGCGGCGCAACTGTGAACCTGCCGTCGAACGCCCGGCGCGTCCTCGGCTTCCTGGCCCTCAACGACACCGGCCACCAGCGGCACGTCCTGGCCGGCCGACTCTGGACCAGCGCCTCCCAAGAACGTGCCCAGGCCAATCTGCGCACGGCCATCTGGCGCGTCCGGCAGACGCTGCCGGGTGTCGTCGACTGCTCCCGGGACAGCGTGCGGCTCAACCCCGCCGTGACGGTGGACTACCGCGGGATGACCGCACTCGCCGAACGGTTGCTTCACCGGAAACTCGCACAGGACGATTTGCGGCAGGTGCCCTTCGGACTGCTCGCCGCCGATCTGCTCCCGGGATGGGACGAGGACTGGCTGCTCATCGAACGCGAGCGGCACCGCCAGCTTCGCATGCATGCCCTCGAGGCACTAAGCACCCAGCTGACCGACATCGGCGAGTACGGCCTTGCGGTGGACTGTGCCTATGCTGCCATCGCCATCGAGCCGCTCTGCGAATCCGCGACGAAGGCACTGCTACGGGCCTGTCTGGCCGAGGGCAACCGCGCCGAGGCGCTGCGGCAGTTCCACCGGTTCCGCGACCTGCTCGCCGACGAGACCGGTCTACACCCCACCCGGCAACTGATGGAGCTCATGGGCGGAACCCTCGCCGGCGCCAAGCCCGGTTGAGCGGCAGCGCTCCCCGGTTCACCCGATGGCGCACCGTGGTGGCGCGTCCTACCGTCAGTACATGAACGGGCCTGGGCGCGCGCACCGGACGACGTCCGCGCCTGCCGCCCGCCCGTCCACGC
It contains:
- a CDS encoding AfsR/SARP family transcriptional regulator, with translation MAAVATRTPTLSVLGGFRLSSGGATVNLPSNARRVLGFLALNDTGHQRHVLAGRLWTSASQERAQANLRTAIWRVRQTLPGVVDCSRDSVRLNPAVTVDYRGMTALAERLLHRKLAQDDLRQVPFGLLAADLLPGWDEDWLLIERERHRQLRMHALEALSTQLTDIGEYGLAVDCAYAAIAIEPLCESATKALLRACLAEGNRAEALRQFHRFRDLLADETGLHPTRQLMELMGGTLAGAKPG